The Salvelinus fontinalis isolate EN_2023a chromosome 13, ASM2944872v1, whole genome shotgun sequence DNA segment tattttgatttgtttgacacatttttggttactacatgattttatgtgttatttcatagttttgatgtcttcactattattctacaatgtcgaaaatagtacaaataaagacattctgttgaatgagtaggtgtgtccaaacctttgactctTACTGTATATATTAAAAgtagattttttatttaatttttctatatttttatgtGCTAGTAACAACATAATAAACAAATTTTGTATTGACATACCTACAGTAGAAAAGAGGAGAATATGTTATTTTTTAATAACGTCAACTTTTCATTTGTTAACTCCTAATATTGAGCAAATTACACTCATTGTagccaattacactcactggagtatgTGACGTAGGCTTTGAAAAAGCATCCGTGAATAGGCTACCGGTGGGGCAATTGCATCTGACTGCTAGTAAGCTTTCTTGACATGGACTTAATTTTTTGCCAACATTCGGCTGACCTTTGTTTAACCAGTAAAACAGCTGCTCATTGAGAAAATGTGTTTGGAGTTCACACTTCCTCTTCCAGTTATAACcagcagcagcataccaccctgcataccactactggcttgcttctgaagctaagcagggttggtcctggtcagtccctggatgggagaccagatgctgctggaagtggtgttggagggccagtaggaggcactctttcctctggtctaaacaatgccccagggcagtgattggggacactgtcctgtatagggtgccgtctttcggatgggacgttaaacgggtgtcctgactctctgaggtcattaaagatcccatggcacttatcgtaagagtaggggtgttaaccccggtgtcctggctaaattcccaatctggccctcaaaccatcatggtcacctaataatccccagtttacaattggctcattcatccccctcctctcccctgtaactattccccaggtccttgctgcaaatgagaacgtgttctcagtcaacttacctggtaaaataacggtaaaataaaaaaataatgtcaggaggtcaaaataatgaaacactatctaccaaatctattcactttaaaatgttgattacttctcttcgccattatcattcacctgatgatAAGACAAGACGTGGGGGAAAAAAGTTTTGTTCGAGTATGATGGCTGTCACTGGGTCGCCAGTTTTCCTGGTAAGGAGTCCCTGGGCAACaaaaggttgaagacccctgctgtagaatactatactacacactttagtatccctcgatcatgtgtagtacttactatagaattatgtagtaaactgtagtatactgtagaatacaggtTATTGAAAATGTGCTCTTCTATAATTTttccagtaggtttcctcaaggagaaagtccacacttctatgtcaaagataataacacaaaaacactacagtacataCTAGAGTATACTACAggccacaaaaacactacagtacatactacagtatactacaggccgcaaaaacactacagtacatactacagtatactacaggccacaaaaacactacagtacatactacagtatactacaggccgcaaaaacactacagtacatgctacagtatactacaggccacaaaaacactacagtatactacaggccacaaaaacactacagtaaatactacagtatagttTTAATAATAATATCTGTAAAAAACACTATTATAAatgctacagtatactacagtaaaatCCGCAAAAAAGAACAGCTATAGTAAATAATACAGAAATGTCCGCtaaaacactacactacaaaaacactgtagtaatactacagtattctatagtaaactatagtatttttttatgTGGGTGGGAGTGGTGAAAACATGGGCGTTAAGGAAAGGCGTGCGatttctttgttgttgttgtagttatcAGCTAAAGTGTCATATCTATGTTGATATGGTCAGTACGCTGTGATTTGAATCCCTGTCGGTATTGAAAGTGAGAGTTAGTGTGTTTTGCCCAGAGGCTAGTTGGTGGGGGATAAAGAATGACTCATGCAATTTATTATAAAGtgctccatcctccctctcccttcacatacAGGATCATGCACAATTTTTGTGAGTACATGTGactgacacagaaacacacaaaacACTGTGTTGTATTTACGCACACAAtggcacacaaatgcacacatatGCATACGTCTAAAAATAGCTGCCTGGGCAAATAATAAAAGAGCAGGGAAAATAAAGCAGTGCCCGTCTGCCAGGATCTAAACGCTCTGACAGTCTGTCTCTTTCCATCAGGCTATTTGTGGCgaacgcaggcaggcagacaggcagaggggCGAGGCGCTGGAGATAAAAAGATGGCGAGCAGCAATGAGTTCCGCTGCAGTTCTGCTGCCTATCCAGCTGGCTTATTAGAGTGGAGGAGAGCAtgcgtggaggagaggaggagggcgagGATGAAACACACAGAATTTCCAGTGGCACACACTTGCATGACCAGAACTCACTGCAGCTCTCTGATCCCACGTCGATCCTGCCCTTCAACAGTCAGCTGTCTGGATAATCAGATGTGGCAGGCCCAGCACTGTGCTCTAGAACCATATAAACCATTTCAATCAGCCCCATGTTATTACTTATATGCAGAGTATATACAGCTTCATCTGGCGTAGGGGTGAAACAACCCAGTGCCCTCCCATTGTTATAGCCTATGCACTATATTACACTGAACTGTTGATGTGAGAAGGGTAAAGGTCAACTGTTCAACATTGGCCGTCTGGGCACTCAGGCAATGGCGATCATTTTATCACTGCCAGAAATACACTCACTTATCCAGATTTCCAAGCAGATAATAAATGTATTGGCCTTACCCAAAGTTATTTAGAATTAGTATCTGGAGATTGTGTTGAAAAATCTAGTGGAGAGGTGTAGGCATTGACACTTGTAATTTAGGAAACTAAACTACATTCTGTGAATGTACCTACTGTGCTGGGGGCACTAGAAGTGCTAATGTAGGTAGCTTTTGAGGTGACGGTATACAGTACATCTTTTTCATGTCCCTAACAAATGTTCATACCTCTTATTTTCTCTTCACGacccctgtctttctctgtctcaggAACCTGGGGAAGTCTGGTCTGCGTGTGTCCTGCTTGGGGCTGGGTtagtacaaaacaaatggaccaGAACAATATGCATTATAGACTCACTGAGCAATGTAACAGAActgattctctctgtctctctccatatgtctgtctctgtctgtctgacggtAGGCACCTGGGTGACATTTGGATCGCAGATCTCTGACGAGGTGAGTTTTGTATTATGTAACAATGATTTGGGACACCATGTTTAACCCAGTCTGAGGGTGCAACTgttagtctctctctgtctcactctcagttTCTCTtttagtctctctttctctctttctctctttctctctctctctctctctctctctctctctctctctctctctctctctctctctctctctctctctctctctctctctctctctctctctctctctctctctctctctcaatttaattcaaagggctttattgacatgggaaacatatgtttactttgccaaagcaagtgaaatagacagGAAATAAACAAGGTAAATAAACAATCGAAAATTAacggtaaacattacactcacaattTCTTTTaaagaatatagacatttcaaatgttatattattagcTATGTACGAAAGTGAAAATAACTAAACGGATagatataggttgtatttacaatggtgtttgtgctccactggttgCTCTTGTAATGACAGATCACAGGTCTTGCTGCTGTGGTGGCACACTatggtatttcacctaatagatatgggagtttatcaaattctttgtaatctgagggaaatatgtgtctctggtATGGTCATACAGTTGGCATggggttaggaagtgcagcttggtttccacctgtcttctcttgagagccacgTCTGCCAATTGCGgcttctctcaatagcaaggcgatgctcactgagtctgtacatagtcaaggattttcttaattttgggtcagtcacagtggtcaggtattctgctactctgtactctctgtttaaggcCAAATAACATTTCAGTTTactctgtttttttgttgattctttccaatgtgtcaagtaatgatctttttgttttgtcatgatttggttgagtctaattgtgttgctgtcctggggctctgtttatGTTTGCGAGCAGAGTACCCGTACTAGCTGgcagaggggactcttctccaggttcacctCTCTATAGGTgagggctttgttatggaagctTTGAGAATCATTTAttttttgataattagcgggaatCGTCCTAATTCTGcgctgcatgcattgtttggtgttttacgttgtacactgaggatatttttgcagaattctgcatgtagagtctcaatttggtgtttgtcccattttgtgaattcttggttggtaagcggaccccagacctcacaaccataaaaggcaatgggttctatatcTGATTCAAAAATTTTAAgtcagatcctaattgggatgtcaaattttatgttccttttgatggcgtagaaggcccttcttgccttgtctctcagatcattcacagctttgtggaagttacatttggtgctgatgtttaggcagaggtaggtatagttttttgtgtgctctagggcagcaGTGTCTAGGTGGAATTTGTATTTAtggtcttactgagattaacTGTCAGGGCCCAAatttgacagaatctgtgcagaagatgtaggtgctgctgtaggcactccttggttggggacagaagcaccagatcttCTGCAAACAGTAAACATTGACTTCagagtctagtagggtgaggccgggtgctgttgACTGTTCTAGTGCgctcgccaattcattgatatatatgttgaagtgggtggggctcaagctgcatccctgtctcaccctaaAGAAAGAAATCAATGTGTGTTTTtggccaattttaaccgcacactgttgtttgtgtacatggatttcataatgtcgtatgttttccccccaacaccgctttccttcaatttattaaaaaaaatcaacaaagcatgttttggtttgtttgtttgtcaattagggtgtgcagggtgaatacaagGTCTGTCATATGGTAACTTGgttaaaagccaatttgacatttggtcaggacattgttttcattgaggaaatgtagtAGTCTGCTGTTAATAATAATGCAGAACATTTTCCAAAGGTTGCTATTGATGAATATACCACGATAGTTATTGGGGTcgaatttgtctccacttttgtggattggggtgatcagtccttggttccaagtaTTGGgtaagatgccagagctgaggaggaTGTTagagagtttaagtatagccaatttaaATGTATgttctgtatattttataatttcatttaggataccatcaacaccacagaccTTTTTGGGTtgaagggtttgtattttgtattgtagTTCATTCAGTTGAAATGTAGAATCCATTGGGTTCTGGTCGTCTTTAATAAATGACTTTTTACAGATTTTTTTATgaaaatgtatatgtttttgctgtttgttctttgttatagagccaaaaagattggagaagaggtttatccatacatctccattttgagtAGACAGCtcttcatgtttttttttgtttagtgtgttccaattttcccagaagtggttagattctatggattcttcaattacattgagctgatttctgacgtgctgttcttGTATTTATGTACTGCTTTAGTGTTTCaacatagtgaaggcgtaggctcagggtttctgggtctctgtgtttttggttggataggttccTCAATtcctttcttaggtttttgcattcttcatcaaaccatttgccaTTGCTGTTAATTTTCTTAGATTGTCTGGttgaaatgtttagatttgatagggaagctgagaggttcAATGGATTGTTTAGGCTGTGTACTggcaagtttacaccttcactattgcagtgaaacattttgtccaggaagatGTCAAAAagagattgaatttgttgttggctAATTGTTTTCTGGTAGGtgtccacactactttccttccatctatagcatctCTTAATATTATGCAGTTTATTCGGCTTTGAtgtctcatgattgagtattgctctgttcaagtagactgtgattttgctgtgttctgaaagactctgggttgaggtcggtagtagtctacagtactgctaccaagagatgagctgtaggtgtacttACTGTAGGAGTCCCCTAGAAAGCCTAGCATTgtctatgtacagacccagcgtgcgacagagctgcaggagttatGACCTGTTTTTTTATTGGTTGTTTTGTCGTAGCTGTGTATAGCGCGGCTATACAGGAAATGTTGTCACCTcaaggtaggtgtttgtccccctatgtgctgagggtgtcaggttcttgtccggttctggcgTTTAGGTCGTCaaagactagtacatgtccctgggtctGGAACAGTGGCGCTCGGCGCTGTTTAAGAATAGGGAAGACGATTTTTACTTTTCATGAGCgtagccttatttctattacagtatattggatgactctcattcataatccattcacccagttcactgtaacagcgataggtttaggctacaacATGATTCAAACATTTTCTCTAtagccatcatgaggttgctacagcctagcctatgaatgaaagtataccacgtaggtgcacacaggtcgagagaaaatgttgaggtgacagacagtgatacATTCagagtgtaatcattagtccaacagttgcaaatgacagtttctattggacaaattaatgtatgtttatccctgtttcttTCAGTTTGCTTACGTTTAAAAAACGGTGTTCTACAGAATCGGCGGAATAAATACACACCAGATCATGTGTAAACACGATGCCCTTTCAtaacagccacgttgtattccttctcgcatctatgcgctctcctcctctcacattttcccttcgcttgtggacttcaatgcacaacacaacagctgtatGTAACCAgggaaaaaaactttccaagccaaaccatatcataaccactacacacagcctacatcgttgtcaccatattagctaaagtaacgtcatagtcaacatagctaatagaactaatgcgttagtaaactcgttacaatcatgcagtaacgttacagtgtacagttAGTAATTTAGCACTTACACCGGCGTGCCCCCGGGACAATAAATTAGTTCagccaaaagcttaccttgacttggaagagtttcagtgttgtgttggatagtcatagccagctagctaacatataaTTTTTATGAAactcactgaggaggatggtcctccccttcctcctctgaggagcctccccTGGTCTGGAAATTGTTGATCTGCCCCTTTTTGATGGAGaaactgtcttcattaaagtatggagattatagtggggggatataggtagcacacaggagaacATTTTTTTTCTGTGGAGATAATTTTCTTATACATTTCTAGTCAGATGTCAGATGTCAAATGTTCCTGTTTTTATTAATTCAATCGAGTGGGTTAGGCCTGCTCTATAAGAAATTAGCATATCCCCTGAGACACTTCcttgtttcacacctggtagtttggtggctgGGACTACCAgatctctgtaacctagagggcaaccagtgggtccgtcacCATGTTTCTTGTATGATAACAAtgtctgtttttcacaatttctttcGTGAAGTCTGGTaaagtgtgtgtctctccctctctctctctcattctcagtcccagtctctgtctctgtctgtccctaatTTTCtccgtctcagtctctctctctctctttgtcccctcAGATGGCTGAGAACCTGATGACCATTGCCTATGAGGCCGGGGTGAACCTCTTTGACACAGCAGAGGTGTATGCCTCCGGCAGGTCAGCTTTGTACACCATCCTCCACTGCTCtcttctgttccttctctttgtcTCTATACACTCTGCctgcctctgtctgtcactccctctgtttctgtccatcGTTCAGTCTCCCCACTGTTTATTCCCGTTTGTTCATATTGTCATTCCATCACGTCTCCTCCTCTCCACAGGGCTGAAATCACCCTAGGGAACATCATCAAGAAGAAAGGATGGAGGTGATATTAACCATATTTCTAATGTGACTCATCTGCATATGAGTAGCTGTCTGTCTAGTTATATTACATCCTAAATATTTTTCTGTGAACTTTGCTTTTCACATTTCATAAGAACAGACAGACGTTGTTTTTTTTAACATAGATTGTTTAACCGACGGATCTTTTTCAAATGCTTTTAGCTTCTCTGTGGTTGACATCGTATTACTGTGTGGTGAAAGAATACGTTCTATTTCATTCTTATGCTCTCTAACCTCTCCTCCCATTTCACTGGCAGGCGTTCTAGTTATGTTGTGACAACCAAGATCTACTGGGGAGGGCAGTAAGTATCCTTGGGGGGAAATGCCAGATATAACCCTCATTATTTCTCCATTGTTCTGGCAAAGTGACTCTGTATTGTTGCTATTTATCCCCTGACTATACTGGAACTCGATCACTCTACAGGGCGGAGACGGAAAGGGGACTATCCAGAAAGCACATCATTGAAGGTACAATCAAATTAAGGATACAGTGGCAATGACGATGACGATGACGACGATGATGAGAATGACAATAAGggcgatgatgacgatgatgccCATTACATTGCAGGTTTGAGAGGATCCCTGTCCAGACTCCAGTTAGATTATGTGGACATGGTCTTTGCTAACCGTAATGACGTCAACAGCCCTATGGAAGGTCAGTCACAGTCACACCAGTCCTACTACTCCATTGTCATGTGTTCATTGCTCTGCCCCCAACCCTTTATGGTGTGTAATATGCACTCGAAAAAGTGTCTTGAGGTTTGCATTCTAAGCATGTAATATCTGTGTTGTTACAGTATGTTTATTACCATGTCATTTGCAGAGATAGTCCGGGCCATGACCTTTGTAATAAATCAGGGCATGGCAATGTACTGGGGCACCTCTCGCTGGAGTCCCATGGAGATCATGGTGAGTCCCTTGTTATCTCTCCCTGTTATCTAATACATTCCAGTCAACACCTGCTCCTGTTAGTCAATGACGCAAGGCCATTGGTGCTCTGTGGTGATGGTGTTACTCTGTTTCCCTGCCACCAGGAGGCGTACTCAGTGGCGCGTCAGTTTAATCTGATCCCGCCAGTATGTGAGCAGGCTGAGTATCACTACTTCAAGAGGGACAAGGTGGAGGTGCAGCTCCCTGAGCTCTACCACAAGATAGGTCAGTCGTCCACAGTCCAGCGAACAGCACCAGATGTCCTCACAATGCTGCTTGCAGAGAACTCTTAAAACAttgtcatttctctctctctttctctctctctctctctttatctctctctctctctctctctttctttctctctctctttctctctctctctctccctctcttgtctaGGTGTAGGGGCAATGACCTGGTCTCCCCTTGCGTGTGGACTGATCACAGGGAAGTACAGTGAGGGTGTACCAGACATCTCCAGGGCTAACATAAAAGTGAGTTCTCCAGACAAAATACAATTCATTCATTAGCGAATATTCTCCTGTGTTTTCTACTTGATTGGAATTATTTAGTTTCTATCCCACTtttgtccattaggcctataacTGTGGATGACACAATTCAATATTTCTGTGTTTGTTCTGTCTAATATTGGTGCAGGGTTACCAGTGGCTGAAGGAGCGGGTCAACAGTGAGGAGGGACGCAAGCAGCTGGCCAAGATCAAAGAGCTCCACCTAATGGCCGATAGACTAGGCTGCACCGCCGCACAGCTAGCCATCGGTATGGACgacgcgtgtgtgtgtctgtacatgcGTCTGTTTTTTGTCCATCTCTGTTATCTAATGTCTCTGTCTGACACTCTAACATACTGTTTCGAATTGAAACACAGACTTAAATAGAAAGCGTCAATCTGCCACATCAACTCAGCCtccatctctgatccctctcagtgttctctcagtgttctctcggtgttctctcagtgttctctcggtgttctctcagtgttctctcaatgttctctcagtgttctctcagtgttctctcggtgttctctcagtgttctctcaatgttctctcagtgttctctcagtgttctctcagtgttctctcagtgttctctcaatgttctctcagtgttctctcaatggtctctcagtgttctctcagtgttctctcagtgttctctcagtgttctctcagtgttctctcCTTGTTCTCTGTCCTCCTGTAGCCTGGTGTCTGCGCAGTGAGGGAGTGAGCTCAGTGCTGCTCGGTGTCTCCAATACTGACCAGCTGATGGAAAACCTGGGTGCCCTTAGGGTAACAACCCTCCCCTCAACATCATACCACTCTGATTATACACTTTTCACTGAACACTCAATCAGAGCTCTTCAAACTAATAACATTGTCATAAGCATGAAATGTAACAAATAATTATATAATACAAAAAGTCTGTATTTTTAGGCATCCTTAATGTCACTTAAGATTCCATTTTAGATTAAGCAAACAAGCAAGCATTCACCAAACGATTTTGGGATAGTCCTAAACTGACATTCCATGTTATGCCTGCAGCTTATTTCACAGATGACTCCTCAGACTGTGGCTGAGATTGACTCACTCTTGGGAAACAAGCCCCACTCCAAGAAAGAGTCGCGAACATGAAGAGGAACCGATGGAGTAAAGGACAGAGTCAGAGAAAGATGACGAAAAGGTGATGACGTCGAGGAACATTGCTCTTTCACCCTCCAGTATAATCAACAACCTGCATGTCCTCAGCAACATTGTGCTTCCAGTATTTGCGCATATCCATTCGGCGCATTGCATTGTATCATGTatgaaaaaaaaatctatattttaaTGTGCAAAAACAATGACTAGATCAGATATATTACAGATCCCTCACTGACTGATAATGTCCACAAACAGAAggtgaggcaggtagcctagcggttaagagtgttgggccagtaaccgaaaggtcgttggtttgaatccctgaaccgactaggtgaaaaaccgttcgatatgcccttgagcaaggcacttaaccctgtaagtcactctggataaaggtctctgctaaatgacgtaaatgggAGGCCAAATCATGGAGCGTTTGGTTTCTTCCAGAAAGACCAATGAGGGTAAAGTTGGAGATAGGAGGTAGTTAAATGGAGACGCTCAGTATCGTCAAGCAAACTGCACTCTACTTTATC contains these protein-coding regions:
- the LOC129868972 gene encoding voltage-gated potassium channel subunit beta-3-like isoform X1, with the protein product MQVSFACTEHNLKSRSEDRLCGLRTAPPPGGGGGGSNPGGNGNYNTHGSAKPREQSGSRPVPQGHAHMKEAIGRHSSMKYRNLGKSGLRVSCLGLGTWVTFGSQISDEMAENLMTIAYEAGVNLFDTAEVYASGRAEITLGNIIKKKGWRRSSYVVTTKIYWGGQAETERGLSRKHIIEGLRGSLSRLQLDYVDMVFANRNDVNSPMEEIVRAMTFVINQGMAMYWGTSRWSPMEIMEAYSVARQFNLIPPVCEQAEYHYFKRDKVEVQLPELYHKIGVGAMTWSPLACGLITGKYSEGVPDISRANIKVQGYQWLKERVNSEEGRKQLAKIKELHLMADRLGCTAAQLAIAWCLRSEGVSSVLLGVSNTDQLMENLGALRLISQMTPQTVAEIDSLLGNKPHSKKESRT
- the LOC129868972 gene encoding voltage-gated potassium channel subunit beta-3-like isoform X2; amino-acid sequence: MQVSFACTEHNLKSRSEDRLCGLRTAPPPGGGGGGSNPGGNGNYNTHGSAKPREQSGSRPVPQGHAHMKEAIGRHSSMKYRNLGKSGLRVSCLGLGTWVTFGSQISDEMAENLMTIAYEAGVNLFDTAEVYASGRAEITLGNIIKKKGWRRSSYVVTTKIYWGGQAETERGLSRKHIIEGLRGSLSRLQLDYVDMVFANRNDVNSPMEEIVRAMTFVINQGMAMYWGTSRWSPMEIMEAYSVARQFNLIPPVCEQAEYHYFKRDKVEVQLPELYHKIGVGAMTWSPLACGLITGKYSEGVPDISRANIKGYQWLKERVNSEEGRKQLAKIKELHLMADRLGCTAAQLAIAWCLRSEGVSSVLLGVSNTDQLMENLGALRLISQMTPQTVAEIDSLLGNKPHSKKESRT
- the LOC129868972 gene encoding voltage-gated potassium channel subunit beta-2-like isoform X3, coding for MFAGGRGGGGKGGKFSVEDLYGISKKPKSSSSAGGTTAKRGSRRAQQRSESEMATQILEAAHRLVEKRRLELYLRECAISLTDCEAERSAMIYRNLGKSGLRVSCLGLGTWVTFGSQISDEMAENLMTIAYEAGVNLFDTAEVYASGRAEITLGNIIKKKGWRRSSYVVTTKIYWGGQAETERGLSRKHIIEGLRGSLSRLQLDYVDMVFANRNDVNSPMEEIVRAMTFVINQGMAMYWGTSRWSPMEIMEAYSVARQFNLIPPVCEQAEYHYFKRDKVEVQLPELYHKIGVGAMTWSPLACGLITGKYSEGVPDISRANIKGYQWLKERVNSEEGRKQLAKIKELHLMADRLGCTAAQLAIAWCLRSEGVSSVLLGVSNTDQLMENLGALRLISQMTPQTVAEIDSLLGNKPHSKKESRT